In a genomic window of Pedobacter sp. KBS0701:
- a CDS encoding DUF4412 domain-containing protein: MFKSIKTSVVALILVSTAIIAHAQKKVAEGTLVFAVTANGTTTDVKTKFNGSLTKIEIENGPAMVNIISNTADKTGLLLIDVPVAQKQFAVKVSKAETEAQEALLPKYSDYKATGEKQTIAGFNAEKYTYKDDKGGSHELWATKDVDIAAITSGGFFKGLGALPVKYSAVINGVNSDLVLKSLSEAKVGAINTEIPTGYEVVTMEELKAMQGGGE, translated from the coding sequence ATGTTCAAATCAATCAAAACTAGCGTTGTGGCTTTAATCTTAGTAAGTACTGCTATAATTGCCCATGCACAAAAGAAAGTTGCTGAAGGTACTTTGGTATTTGCTGTAACGGCTAATGGTACAACAACTGACGTTAAAACTAAATTTAATGGTAGCTTAACCAAAATAGAAATTGAAAATGGCCCTGCCATGGTTAATATCATTTCAAATACGGCAGATAAAACCGGATTATTATTAATTGATGTTCCCGTAGCTCAAAAACAGTTTGCAGTAAAGGTGAGCAAAGCAGAAACAGAAGCACAAGAAGCTTTATTACCAAAATATTCCGATTATAAAGCAACTGGCGAAAAACAGACAATCGCTGGATTTAATGCTGAAAAATATACCTATAAAGATGACAAAGGCGGATCGCATGAATTATGGGCAACAAAAGACGTTGACATTGCTGCAATTACCAGTGGCGGTTTCTTTAAAGGCTTAGGTGCGCTTCCTGTAAAATATTCGGCAGTAATTAATGGCGTAAATTCAGACCTTGTTCTAAAATCTCTTTCTGAAGCCAAAGTAGGTGCCATTAACACTGAAATTCCTACCGGTTACGAAGTAGTAACTATGGAAGAATTGAAAGCAATGCAAGGTGGTGGTGAATAA
- a CDS encoding ComEC/Rec2 family competence protein, with translation MFKTEYIFVRILVPFILGISIFYFLPALAYIKWLNLTLVVVLLSILFLNVTYKRFNIYRYKGAVGILIYILFFNLGSLFCLLNNESLNQNYFAKTNCNYLKVWVNDEPQQNGNILRFKAKVRSGYLKGKQIGLSGQMLLTVKLDSLKPIQLKYGDEMMIPVSYTEVEPPYNPAEFDFKAWLGSQNVYHQAFIDQDHIVNTKNNVGNPIIKMALNLREKQVATYRTLIKSDEAFAVASTLILGYRADLSKETLSAYSKTGTIHALSVSGAHVAIIYVVLDFMFLFLNKNRTLKIVKLLLVCTLIWGYALLTGLSPSVVRSAIMISILITAKVLSKKTNSYNVLAFSAFCQLVYNPFLIWDIGFQLSYLAVFGLIYLQPKIYNLFYAKHNWVDKLWGLTSMSLAAQIVTFPLSIYYFHQFPFYFLFANLFITLPLILMMYLGIVVLIPSFGFLAPVLEWIINYTNAVLKWIADLPYASFSSIWINLLEFALLSLSLGLFIYALIKFNKQLLFSSLFLFICYQLLIVRDDLKVFHQRKIIFFSLRKNYAAAFINGKEAVLISDLNSEDKNYVFSVQPALAQLQLKKMYFINLKKDTVLRHFTLKNNQITFFQYRILLVDEKLNNKKINGDATFSGIWLSGNTKFNLAKIDAGIKYKTAIIDATNKDYKIQILKKYIENNNNIDVHVLKKNKAYLVQLTQ, from the coding sequence ATGTTTAAGACCGAGTATATTTTCGTCAGGATTTTAGTTCCTTTTATTTTGGGCATCTCTATTTTTTATTTCCTCCCGGCCTTAGCATATATTAAATGGTTGAACTTAACACTAGTTGTTGTTTTACTGAGCATTTTATTTTTAAACGTTACTTATAAAAGATTCAATATCTATCGTTACAAAGGTGCAGTTGGTATTTTGATTTACATACTTTTTTTCAACCTTGGCAGTTTGTTTTGCCTGCTTAATAACGAAAGTTTAAACCAAAATTACTTTGCAAAAACCAATTGCAATTATTTAAAAGTTTGGGTTAATGATGAACCTCAGCAAAACGGCAATATTTTGCGTTTTAAAGCAAAGGTAAGATCTGGATATCTAAAAGGTAAACAGATCGGCTTATCGGGCCAAATGCTGCTTACTGTAAAATTAGATAGCCTTAAACCCATCCAACTAAAATATGGCGACGAAATGATGATTCCGGTTAGCTATACTGAAGTGGAACCGCCATATAATCCGGCAGAATTTGACTTTAAAGCCTGGCTAGGTAGTCAAAATGTTTATCACCAGGCATTTATTGACCAGGATCATATAGTAAACACCAAAAATAATGTTGGTAATCCGATTATAAAGATGGCCTTAAACTTAAGGGAAAAGCAAGTAGCAACATACAGAACATTAATTAAAAGTGACGAAGCTTTTGCTGTGGCCTCTACCCTTATTTTAGGTTACCGTGCCGATTTAAGTAAAGAAACTTTATCAGCATATTCCAAAACAGGAACCATTCATGCCTTATCGGTATCAGGTGCACATGTAGCTATTATCTATGTCGTTTTAGATTTTATGTTCTTATTTTTGAATAAGAATCGAACATTGAAAATTGTTAAACTGTTGCTCGTCTGTACTTTGATTTGGGGATATGCTTTACTAACAGGATTATCGCCTTCTGTTGTTCGCTCAGCTATAATGATCAGTATTTTAATAACGGCTAAAGTTTTATCTAAGAAAACCAATAGTTATAATGTTTTAGCCTTTTCTGCATTTTGTCAACTCGTTTACAATCCGTTTTTAATCTGGGATATTGGATTTCAACTTTCTTACCTGGCCGTATTTGGACTAATTTATCTTCAGCCCAAAATCTACAACCTTTTTTATGCTAAACATAATTGGGTAGATAAATTATGGGGTTTAACATCCATGTCTTTAGCGGCACAAATAGTCACGTTTCCATTAAGCATTTACTATTTCCATCAATTCCCATTTTACTTCCTCTTTGCTAATCTTTTCATCACCCTTCCATTAATATTAATGATGTATTTAGGGATTGTAGTATTGATCCCATCATTCGGGTTTCTGGCGCCGGTTTTAGAATGGATAATAAATTATACAAATGCTGTACTAAAATGGATTGCCGATTTGCCGTATGCAAGCTTTTCTTCAATATGGATTAATCTGCTTGAATTTGCCTTGTTGAGCCTTTCACTAGGCTTGTTTATTTATGCATTAATAAAATTCAATAAACAACTTTTGTTCTCGTCTTTATTTCTGTTTATTTGTTATCAACTTTTGATTGTGCGCGATGATCTAAAGGTTTTTCACCAGAGAAAGATCATTTTCTTTTCCCTAAGAAAAAATTATGCGGCTGCATTTATTAATGGAAAAGAAGCTGTTTTAATTTCAGATTTAAATAGTGAAGATAAAAACTATGTTTTCTCTGTTCAACCAGCATTAGCCCAATTACAATTAAAGAAGATGTATTTTATTAATTTAAAGAAAGATACTGTTTTAAGGCATTTTACATTAAAGAACAACCAGATTACCTTTTTTCAATATAGGATACTCCTGGTTGATGAAAAACTGAACAATAAAAAGATAAATGGAGATGCTACCTTTTCGGGTATCTGGCTAAGTGGAAATACTAAATTTAATTTAGCCAAAATAGATGCTGGTATAAAATATAAAACGGCAATAATAGATGCTACCAATAAAGATTACAAAATCCAGATCTTAAAAAAGTATATAGAGAATAATAATAATATAGATGTACATGTTTTAAAGAAAAATAAAGCATATTTGGTGCAACTAACCCAATAA
- a CDS encoding helix-hairpin-helix domain-containing protein → MKIWYVLLPAPFPYFLVPKKHLGAGLSVLARNGLLQANPFRDPLFRSRDMIISWLTNLYNKFLIGSGDTFKILTVALVMIGFMANAQTNTQETAIRDILESMAENLPEDYDMTELVDILEKYRKHPINLNHTSVEELNTLVFLSPLQIGNFFTHLTENGPFADVLELQSIAGFDVKTIQMLLPFVTLTNITEYQQLNFKNLVHAGENDLMMRLAQTLQKQRGYTDLPGSRYLGSPERFQMRYRYQYSSILSAAITLDKDAGEKFIGRPFDFYSGNIALFKLGKLKKLVVGDYTQQFGQGLTLWSGFSFGKGPDVTSVAKKDLGLRPYNSTNEYSFFRGVAATINLFKNVDITPFISFRNLDASQKLDAEGNLVQSTINQTGLHRTPTEIKNKGVLAQRVFGTTLQYTKNELAIGAIAYHTNYKSRFITQTAAYDRYSFTGKSLTNLGLFYNYTYKNMYLYGEAAKGLGGGFAYINGVLISLSSSVSTALTYRNYAKDYHNFFNQAVSESSEAVNERGLYAGLNVNPNKHWAFSFYGDLFRFPWLKYRVDEPSKGYEVLAQAIYMPGKNFKILVRFKSEKKQQNTDLDVPINFLDHVKRDGYRAEANWQLNKNWHFQNRIEVSQYKKGSANREFGYLIYQDIDYSPMFAKLTGNVRFAYFNTPSYNSRIYAYEDDVLYSFSFGMYNGRGFRTYLNLKYNVVKKLNVWVRYGVFVYKDVQTVGTYLDEIKGNKKSEVKIQVRYQF, encoded by the coding sequence ATGAAAATATGGTATGTATTGTTGCCCGCCCCTTTTCCCTATTTTTTAGTTCCCAAAAAGCATTTGGGTGCCGGTTTATCTGTATTAGCCCGTAATGGACTGCTGCAAGCAAATCCCTTTAGAGATCCCCTGTTCCGTAGCCGGGATATGATCATCTCATGGCTCACTAACCTGTATAATAAATTTCTGATTGGAAGTGGTGATACATTTAAAATCTTAACTGTTGCCCTTGTAATGATTGGATTTATGGCAAATGCCCAAACCAACACACAGGAAACAGCTATACGTGATATTTTGGAAAGCATGGCTGAAAACCTCCCCGAGGATTACGATATGACCGAGTTGGTTGATATATTGGAGAAATATCGGAAACACCCAATTAACCTGAATCACACTTCGGTAGAAGAATTAAATACTTTGGTATTCCTGTCTCCATTACAGATTGGTAATTTCTTTACACATTTAACGGAAAATGGTCCGTTTGCAGATGTGCTGGAATTGCAGAGCATTGCTGGCTTTGATGTTAAAACGATTCAAATGCTGCTTCCATTCGTAACATTAACCAATATCACCGAATATCAGCAACTCAATTTTAAAAACCTCGTGCACGCTGGTGAAAATGATCTGATGATGCGTTTAGCGCAAACTTTACAAAAGCAACGAGGTTATACTGATTTACCTGGAAGCAGGTATTTAGGTTCGCCAGAGAGATTTCAGATGCGATACCGGTATCAATACAGTTCAATTTTATCGGCAGCCATAACTTTAGATAAAGATGCCGGAGAAAAATTTATCGGTAGGCCTTTTGATTTTTATTCAGGAAATATCGCGCTCTTCAAACTGGGTAAATTAAAAAAATTGGTTGTTGGCGATTATACACAGCAATTTGGCCAAGGCTTAACCTTATGGTCGGGTTTTTCTTTTGGCAAAGGACCTGATGTAACCAGTGTAGCTAAAAAAGATTTGGGTTTAAGGCCTTACAATTCTACCAACGAATATTCGTTTTTTCGAGGCGTCGCCGCAACAATTAATTTATTTAAAAATGTAGACATCACTCCTTTCATTTCGTTCCGCAATCTTGATGCGAGTCAAAAGTTAGATGCTGAAGGAAATTTAGTTCAGTCTACGATTAATCAAACTGGCTTGCATAGAACGCCTACTGAGATTAAGAATAAAGGTGTTTTGGCACAGCGCGTATTTGGTACAACACTTCAATATACCAAAAACGAACTTGCTATTGGTGCAATTGCTTATCATACCAATTATAAGAGTCGTTTTATTACGCAAACTGCGGCTTACGATCGGTATAGTTTCACAGGAAAATCGTTAACTAATCTGGGTTTATTTTATAATTACACCTATAAAAACATGTACCTCTATGGCGAGGCAGCAAAAGGTTTAGGTGGTGGGTTTGCCTATATTAATGGTGTACTCATTAGTTTGTCGTCATCGGTTTCTACAGCCTTAACCTATCGCAATTATGCTAAAGATTACCACAATTTCTTCAATCAGGCAGTATCAGAATCGAGCGAAGCCGTAAATGAAAGGGGATTGTATGCGGGCTTAAATGTTAACCCAAATAAACATTGGGCCTTTTCTTTCTATGGTGATTTATTTCGGTTCCCCTGGTTAAAATACCGTGTTGATGAACCTTCAAAGGGTTACGAAGTTTTAGCTCAGGCGATTTATATGCCAGGCAAAAACTTTAAAATATTAGTTCGGTTTAAATCAGAAAAAAAACAGCAAAATACCGATCTGGATGTTCCTATAAATTTTTTAGACCATGTAAAAAGAGATGGTTACCGGGCAGAGGCAAACTGGCAACTCAATAAGAATTGGCATTTTCAAAACCGGATAGAGGTTTCTCAATATAAAAAAGGAAGTGCAAATAGGGAATTTGGATATCTTATTTATCAGGATATTGACTATTCGCCAATGTTCGCTAAGCTAACCGGTAATGTAAGATTTGCCTATTTCAATACGCCAAGTTACAATAGTAGAATTTACGCGTATGAAGATGATGTTTTATACAGTTTTTCTTTTGGAATGTACAATGGAAGAGGTTTTAGAACCTACCTCAACCTAAAATACAACGTAGTTAAAAAATTAAATGTTTGGGTCCGATATGGGGTATTTGTTTATAAGGACGTACAAACAGTTGGTACTTATCTGGACGAAATTAAAGGGAATAAAAAATCGGAAGTTAAAATTCAAGTACGCTATCAATTTTAA
- the alaS gene encoding alanine--tRNA ligase — protein MTAKEIRQAFLSFFESKQHHVVPSAPIVVKNDPTLMFTNAGMNQFKDLFLGEAAIKYSRVADTQRCLRVSGKHNDLEEVGIDTYHHTMFEMLGNWSFGDYFKKEAIAWSWELLTEVYKIPKEKLYVTYFEGDKKEGLEKDQEAYDLWKQYVDESHILPGNKKDNFWEMGDTGPCGPCSEIHVDCRTDEEKALVDGATLVNADHPQVIEIWNNVFMQFNRLKNGSLQSLPAKHVDTGMGFERLVRVLQEKTSNYDTDVFQPMIQFISEKAGIKYGADEKTDIAMRVMADHIRAISFVIADGQLPSNNKAGYVIRRILRRAVRYAYTFLNFKEPFLNQLVPLLAEQFKGVFDELISQQDFVQKVVLEEEVSFLRTLEKGIKRFEEQIKKDNSAFDLINRVGKNNLSISPELLNTPKITKLHGDFAFELSDTYGFPIDLTELMAKERGLTVDLEGYEQALKKQKDSSRAATAIDTGDWITVNTEDQSEFVGYDDLEIETEILKYRKVKAKGKEQYQIVLRQTPFYAESGGQVGDTGRLEDHSRQFWVDITDTKKENGLTVHFTDILPDNLEGKFWAVVDEDKRVLTEDNHSATHLLHAALKQVLGKHVNQKGSLVNADYLRFDFSHFAKVTDEELAQIEVIVNQKIRRNIKLKEQRNVPYQDAIESGVTALFGEKYGDFVRMITFDDHFSKELCGGTHVKATGQIGSFKIISESAVAAGVRRIEAITADKAEQFFLDQRKELGHLKALLNGSKDLSASVQALLDENAKLKKEIEKSTIERVNTLKHEIVHHVRGINGINLIAKHIDLQSAEAVKNLAFSLKDMVDNLFLVFTTEIDGKPGITVMLSDHLVKKGLNASNIVRELGKEIQGGGGGQPFYATAGGKNPAGLKVVLEKAESFIP, from the coding sequence ATGACAGCAAAAGAGATTAGACAGGCATTCCTTAGTTTTTTTGAATCAAAACAACATCATGTTGTTCCTTCAGCACCGATTGTGGTTAAAAACGACCCAACTTTAATGTTTACCAATGCAGGTATGAACCAATTTAAAGATCTGTTTTTAGGGGAGGCCGCCATAAAATATTCTCGTGTTGCTGATACCCAGCGCTGTTTACGTGTTTCGGGTAAACATAACGACCTGGAAGAAGTGGGGATTGATACTTATCACCATACCATGTTCGAAATGTTAGGTAATTGGAGTTTCGGCGATTATTTTAAAAAAGAAGCCATTGCCTGGAGTTGGGAATTATTGACCGAGGTTTACAAAATCCCGAAAGAAAAATTATATGTTACCTATTTCGAAGGCGATAAGAAAGAAGGTCTGGAAAAAGACCAGGAAGCTTACGATCTTTGGAAACAATATGTGGATGAAAGCCATATTTTACCTGGAAATAAAAAAGACAATTTCTGGGAAATGGGTGATACCGGACCATGCGGACCATGTTCTGAAATCCATGTTGATTGCCGTACTGATGAAGAAAAAGCTTTAGTTGATGGTGCTACCCTGGTAAATGCTGATCATCCCCAGGTAATTGAAATCTGGAATAATGTATTTATGCAGTTTAACCGTTTAAAAAATGGTTCATTGCAAAGTTTACCCGCTAAACACGTTGATACAGGAATGGGTTTTGAACGCCTGGTACGTGTTTTACAGGAAAAAACCTCTAACTACGATACCGATGTTTTTCAGCCAATGATTCAATTTATCTCTGAAAAAGCTGGAATTAAATATGGTGCTGATGAGAAAACAGATATTGCCATGCGTGTAATGGCCGATCACATCCGTGCCATTTCTTTTGTTATTGCCGATGGTCAGTTACCTTCTAATAATAAAGCAGGTTATGTCATCCGCAGGATTTTGCGCCGCGCTGTACGTTATGCTTATACGTTTTTAAACTTTAAAGAGCCTTTCTTAAATCAATTGGTTCCTTTATTGGCTGAGCAATTTAAAGGGGTATTTGATGAATTGATTTCGCAACAGGATTTCGTTCAGAAAGTAGTACTGGAAGAAGAAGTTTCTTTCTTAAGGACTTTGGAAAAAGGAATTAAAAGGTTCGAAGAGCAAATTAAAAAAGATAATTCAGCTTTTGATTTAATTAATAGAGTTGGAAAGAACAATTTATCAATTTCCCCTGAACTATTAAATACACCAAAAATCACTAAGTTACATGGTGATTTTGCCTTTGAACTATCTGATACTTACGGCTTTCCTATAGATTTAACCGAATTAATGGCTAAAGAAAGAGGCTTAACCGTTGATTTAGAAGGTTATGAGCAAGCACTAAAAAAGCAAAAAGATAGTTCTCGTGCCGCTACTGCTATTGACACAGGCGATTGGATTACCGTAAATACAGAAGATCAAAGCGAATTTGTAGGTTACGATGACTTAGAAATTGAAACCGAGATTTTAAAATACCGTAAAGTTAAAGCTAAAGGGAAAGAACAATATCAGATTGTATTGCGCCAAACGCCTTTTTACGCCGAAAGCGGTGGTCAGGTTGGCGATACAGGTCGCTTAGAAGATCATAGTCGCCAGTTTTGGGTAGATATTACCGATACCAAAAAAGAAAACGGGCTAACCGTTCATTTTACCGATATATTACCCGATAATTTGGAAGGCAAATTCTGGGCAGTTGTAGATGAAGATAAACGTGTTTTAACTGAAGATAACCACTCAGCTACGCACTTGTTACATGCGGCACTTAAACAGGTTTTGGGCAAACATGTAAACCAGAAGGGTTCATTGGTTAATGCAGATTACCTGCGTTTTGATTTTTCTCACTTTGCTAAAGTAACTGACGAAGAATTGGCTCAGATTGAGGTAATTGTAAACCAGAAAATCCGCCGGAACATTAAGTTAAAAGAACAACGTAATGTTCCTTATCAGGATGCCATTGAAAGTGGTGTAACGGCTTTATTTGGTGAAAAATATGGCGATTTTGTCCGTATGATTACTTTTGACGATCATTTTTCGAAAGAGCTTTGCGGTGGTACACATGTAAAAGCTACAGGACAGATCGGTTCATTCAAGATTATTTCTGAAAGTGCAGTTGCAGCCGGTGTTCGCCGTATTGAAGCCATTACAGCCGATAAAGCTGAACAGTTTTTCTTAGATCAAAGAAAAGAATTGGGTCATTTAAAAGCTTTACTGAATGGAAGCAAAGATTTATCAGCTTCTGTCCAGGCTTTACTGGATGAAAATGCAAAACTGAAAAAGGAGATCGAAAAATCGACAATAGAGCGTGTAAATACTTTGAAACATGAAATTGTACATCATGTAAGAGGAATTAATGGCATTAACCTGATAGCTAAACACATTGATCTGCAAAGTGCTGAAGCAGTTAAAAACCTGGCCTTTTCTTTAAAGGATATGGTTGATAACCTGTTTTTGGTTTTCACAACAGAAATTGATGGTAAACCAGGAATAACCGTAATGCTTTCTGATCACCTGGTGAAGAAAGGATTAAATGCTTCAAATATTGTTCGCGAATTGGGTAAAGAAATTCAGGGTGGCGGCGGTGGACAACCGTTCTATGCTACAGCAGGCGGTAAAAATCCAGCCGGGCTAAAGGTTGTTTTGGAAAAAGCAGAAAGTTTTATTCCTTAA
- a CDS encoding S9 family peptidase — protein MIKRLLFRLSVACIAFFSLIDAKAQNINWAKDGNSYYQIASGEIISVSLPKSDKKTIISRALLTPAGKDNAIAVRSFQLSDDGTKALIYTNSKKVWRYDTRGDYWLADLTANKIIQIGKDKPASSLMFAKLSPDGSKVAYVSKHNLYVENIDGTGAKALTTDGTDRMINGTFDWVYEEEFDCRDGFRWSPDGKSIAYWQIDATRIKNFLMINNTDSIYPYTIPVEYPKVGENPSVCKVGVVDIATAKTNWLNVPGDNIQHYIPRMQWVPNSNNIILQQLNREQNESKVFICNASTGDAKAVYTEKAKAWIDAQDEWKWLNDNKEFTIVSDKDGWNHLYRISIDGKKETLVTKGNYDIIDLKLIDVKNNTVYFLASPTNATQKYLFKTKLDGKGKLEQVTPSILPGTHNYDISPNAAFARHTYNSSIVRPITEWMNFTTGNPFTMDGSITTQLSKQEAAKNKVEFFKVTTEDGIEMDGWMKKPDNFNPSKKYPVVFYVYGEPASPTASDTYGAGRNFLYAGDMAKDGYIYISMDNRGAPVPKGSTWRKSIYKNIGILNIRDQAMAAKKLLATNAFMDKDRVAVWGWSGGGSSTLNLMFQYPEIYKTGIAIAAVGNQLTYDNVYQERYMGTPFPSKEAYVKGSPITYAKNLKGNLLYIHGTGDDNVHYQNAEMLINELIKNRKVFQLMSYPNRTHSISEGEGTSEHLSLTYTKFLKENCPPGAK, from the coding sequence ATGATTAAAAGATTATTATTTAGATTATCAGTTGCTTGTATAGCATTTTTTTCACTAATTGATGCAAAGGCTCAAAATATCAATTGGGCAAAAGATGGTAACTCCTACTATCAGATTGCAAGCGGAGAAATTATTTCGGTTTCCCTCCCTAAAAGCGATAAAAAGACAATTATTTCCAGAGCATTATTAACGCCAGCAGGAAAAGATAATGCCATTGCGGTAAGAAGTTTCCAATTGTCGGACGATGGTACAAAAGCACTGATCTACACCAACAGTAAAAAAGTTTGGCGTTATGATACCCGTGGCGATTACTGGCTGGCTGATTTAACCGCTAACAAGATTATCCAGATTGGAAAAGATAAACCGGCATCATCTTTAATGTTTGCTAAATTATCACCAGATGGAAGTAAAGTAGCTTACGTAAGCAAACACAATTTATATGTAGAAAACATTGACGGAACCGGCGCTAAAGCCTTAACTACTGATGGCACAGACCGAATGATCAACGGTACCTTTGATTGGGTTTATGAAGAGGAATTCGATTGTCGTGATGGTTTTAGGTGGAGTCCTGACGGGAAATCTATTGCATATTGGCAAATTGATGCAACCAGGATCAAAAACTTTTTGATGATCAATAATACTGATTCGATTTATCCTTATACCATCCCGGTTGAGTATCCAAAAGTTGGCGAAAATCCATCTGTTTGCAAAGTTGGTGTGGTTGATATCGCTACTGCTAAAACAAACTGGTTAAACGTTCCGGGCGATAATATCCAGCATTATATTCCACGGATGCAGTGGGTACCAAACAGTAACAACATTATTTTACAACAGCTTAACCGGGAGCAGAACGAAAGTAAGGTATTTATCTGCAATGCCAGTACCGGAGATGCAAAAGCGGTTTATACTGAAAAGGCAAAAGCCTGGATTGATGCGCAGGATGAATGGAAATGGTTAAACGATAATAAAGAATTTACCATCGTATCCGACAAAGACGGTTGGAACCATTTGTACAGAATCAGTATTGATGGAAAAAAAGAGACATTAGTTACAAAAGGTAACTACGATATAATTGATTTGAAGCTGATTGATGTAAAAAACAATACGGTTTATTTCCTTGCATCGCCAACAAATGCCACTCAGAAATATCTTTTTAAAACTAAGTTAGATGGCAAAGGAAAATTAGAGCAGGTTACCCCTTCTATCCTGCCTGGAACGCATAATTACGATATTTCACCTAATGCTGCTTTTGCACGCCATACCTACAACAGTTCAATTGTAAGACCAATTACCGAGTGGATGAATTTTACTACAGGTAATCCATTTACAATGGATGGAAGCATTACTACCCAATTATCAAAACAGGAAGCGGCTAAAAACAAAGTTGAGTTTTTCAAAGTAACCACCGAAGATGGCATTGAAATGGACGGATGGATGAAAAAACCTGATAATTTTAATCCTTCGAAAAAATATCCGGTTGTGTTTTATGTTTATGGTGAACCTGCTTCGCCTACAGCATCAGATACTTATGGCGCCGGAAGAAACTTCTTATATGCTGGCGACATGGCCAAAGATGGTTACATCTACATTTCAATGGATAATAGAGGTGCTCCTGTACCAAAGGGAAGTACCTGGCGTAAAAGCATTTATAAAAACATCGGCATTCTTAACATCCGTGATCAGGCCATGGCAGCTAAAAAACTATTGGCTACCAACGCTTTTATGGATAAAGACCGTGTAGCCGTTTGGGGCTGGAGCGGTGGCGGTTCGTCTACCTTAAACCTGATGTTCCAATATCCTGAAATTTACAAAACAGGTATTGCTATTGCAGCAGTTGGCAACCAGTTAACTTACGATAATGTTTATCAGGAACGCTATATGGGTACACCTTTTCCAAGTAAAGAAGCTTATGTAAAGGGCTCTCCTATTACTTATGCCAAAAACTTAAAAGGAAATTTATTGTACATCCATGGTACGGGCGATGATAACGTACATTATCAAAATGCCGAAATGTTGATCAATGAACTGATCAAAAACAGAAAAGTTTTTCAACTGATGAGCTACCCTAACCGCACACACAGTATCTCTGAAGGTGAAGGAACAAGCGAGCATTTATCGTTAACCTACACCAAGTTTTTAAAAGAAAACTGCCCTCCGGGAGCAAAATAG
- a CDS encoding enoyl-CoA hydratase/isomerase family protein: MENLVLYQVAERIATITINRPEKRNALNPQLIAELTAAFIKATEDDQVKVVILNANGDAFSAGADLAYLQQLQYNTFEENVADSNHLKKLFTTIYYLPKVVIAQVEGHAIAGGCGLATICDIIFATPESNFGYTEVKIGFAPAIVSCFLKQKVSESIVKEILLTGKTFSAKQALKYNLINFVTNSSEIHQNVREFALSLCNGSSGNSLMITKQLITQTVNPHLEKSLEIAVQINARVRESEDFKKGISSFLKKEKINW; encoded by the coding sequence ATGGAAAATTTGGTTTTATATCAGGTTGCTGAAAGAATAGCAACGATAACGATCAACAGACCCGAAAAGAGAAATGCGTTAAACCCTCAACTTATCGCTGAATTAACTGCTGCATTTATAAAAGCAACAGAAGATGACCAGGTAAAAGTGGTTATATTGAATGCAAATGGTGATGCATTTAGTGCTGGTGCTGATTTAGCATATCTTCAGCAATTACAGTACAATACATTCGAAGAAAATGTAGCCGATTCCAATCATTTAAAAAAACTATTTACAACCATTTATTATTTACCAAAGGTGGTTATTGCCCAGGTAGAAGGTCATGCCATTGCAGGTGGCTGTGGTTTAGCTACGATATGTGATATTATTTTTGCAACTCCTGAAAGTAATTTTGGTTATACTGAAGTGAAAATTGGTTTTGCGCCCGCTATAGTTTCCTGTTTTTTAAAACAAAAGGTGAGCGAATCTATTGTTAAGGAAATTTTACTAACCGGAAAAACTTTCTCTGCAAAGCAGGCACTTAAATATAATTTGATAAATTTTGTAACAAATTCATCCGAAATTCATCAAAATGTAAGAGAATTTGCACTAAGTTTGTGTAACGGAAGTTCTGGTAATTCATTAATGATTACGAAACAACTGATTACCCAAACTGTCAATCCGCACTTGGAAAAGAGTTTGGAAATTGCTGTACAGATCAATGCCCGGGTGAGAGAAAGTGAGGATTTTAAAAAAGGGATTTCTTCATTTTTAAAAAAAGAAAAAATTAATTGGTAA
- a CDS encoding MerR family transcriptional regulator: MPYKERDINKMYYTMGEVTEMFNVNASQIRFYEKEFDILQPKKNKKGNRLFTPEDIENLKIIFNLVDEKGFTLKGAKDYLKNNKTGVRENQKIIDSLEKLKSFLVNLAEEL, encoded by the coding sequence ATGCCGTATAAAGAAAGAGACATTAATAAAATGTATTATACCATGGGCGAGGTGACTGAAATGTTTAATGTCAACGCATCGCAGATTCGTTTTTACGAGAAAGAATTCGATATCCTTCAACCCAAAAAAAACAAGAAAGGTAACCGTCTTTTCACGCCAGAAGACATTGAAAACCTAAAAATCATTTTCAATCTGGTTGATGAAAAAGGTTTTACATTAAAGGGCGCAAAAGACTATTTGAAGAACAATAAAACAGGCGTTAGAGAGAATCAAAAGATTATTGATTCATTAGAAAAGCTGAAAAGTTTTTTAGTAAATCTGGCAGAAGAACTTTAG